AATCCACGACGTCAACGAGGTGGCGCGCACCATTGCCGCGACATCGCCGGACGTCATCGTCATCGATCTGGAAAACCCCAAGCGCGACACGCTGGAGCATTTCTTCTCGCTGTCGCGCGCCATCCAGCGGCCGATCGCCATGTTCGTCGACCGCTCCGACACGAGCATGATCGAAAAGGCCGTCGAGGCCGGCGTCTCGGCCTATGTGGTGGACGGGCTCAAGAAGGAGCGCGTCAAGCCCATATTGGATATGGCGATTTCGCGCTTCAACGCCTTTGCCAAGCTGACGCGCGAGCTCGAACAGGCGCGCAGCGAGCTGGAAGACCGCAAGCTGATCGACCAGGCCAAGGCCATCCTGATCAAGAATCGCGGCCTCAGCGAGGCTGATGCCTATGCCCTGCTCCGCACCACCGCCATGAACCAGAACCGAAGGATGGTCGACATCGCCCAGAGCCTGGTCACCGCCGCCGACCTGCTCGGCCCATAGGATTGTCCCCCATGTCCACCACCCACCTCACCGCCGGTTTCCTGCCCCTGCTCGATAGCGTGCTGCTGGTGCTGGCGCGCGAAAAGGGCTTTGCCGAAGCCGAAGGGCTCGACCTGCACCTGGTGCGTGAAACCAGCTGGGCCAATATCCGCGACCGCGCCGAGCTGGGCCATTTCGACATTGCCCAGATGCTGGCGCCCATGCCGCTGGCGGCGAGCCTAGGGCTAACGCCACTGGCGACCCCGATGATTGCGCCCGTGGTGCTCGGCCTGGGCAACAATGCCATCACCGTCAGCGCGGCGCTGTGGCGCCAACTGGCCGATCAGGGCGCGCCGGGCGATCTGGCCGCCG
This sequence is a window from Devosia beringensis. Protein-coding genes within it:
- a CDS encoding ANTAR domain-containing response regulator, whose product is MSKPDLSILIIDENRIRAAIIEDGLRDAGHTRVATIHDVNEVARTIAATSPDVIVIDLENPKRDTLEHFFSLSRAIQRPIAMFVDRSDTSMIEKAVEAGVSAYVVDGLKKERVKPILDMAISRFNAFAKLTRELEQARSELEDRKLIDQAKAILIKNRGLSEADAYALLRTTAMNQNRRMVDIAQSLVTAADLLGP